The genomic segment GAGTCCGCCGGCGATCGTCCAGGCGCAGTAGCGCGCGCCATGCGGCCGGTGGCATGTGCTGCCGGCCGCATGCTCGGGGGAAGGCGCAGAGGTCGGCGTCCCGGCGCCGACCGGCAGACGTTCGTCTCGCCACCCGGCTGCGCCGCGGGTCGGCCCGCCGGTGCGAGCGCTCGAGCAGTGCGCCGGGTGGGCGAGGGCGCCACGCAGCGCCGCTTCAGAATGCCGCGATGCCGGTCTGCGCGCGGCCGAGGATCAGCGCATGGATGTCGTGCGTGCCCTCGTAGGTGTTGACCACCTCCAGATTGACGAGGTGGCGGATGACGCCGAACTCATCCGAGATACCGTTGCCGCCGAGCATGTCGCGCGCCGTGCGGGCGATGTCGAGCGCCTTGCCGCAGGAGTTGCGCTTCATGATCGAGGTGATCTCGACCGAGGCCGTGCCCTCGTCCTTCATGCGGCCGAGGCGCAGGCAGCCCTGCAGGCCGAGGCTGATTTCGGTCTGCATGTCGGCGAGCTTCTTCTGCACCAGTTGGTTGGCGGCCAGCGGACGGCCGAACTGCTTGCGGTCGAGGGTGTATTGCCGCGCCGTGTGCCAGCAGAACTCGGCAGCGCCGATCGCACCCCAGGCGATGCCGTAGCGCGCCGAGTCGAGGCAGGCGAAGGGTCCCATGAGGCCGCGCACTTCGGGAAAGGCGTTCTCCTCGGGGACGAAGACGTCGTCCATGACGATCTCGCCAGTGATCGAGGCGCGCAGCCCGACCTTGCCATGGATGGCCGGCGTCGTCAGCCCGGCCATGCCGCGGTCGAGGACGAAGCCGCGGATGGCGCCGGCGTCGTCCTTTGCCCAGACGACGAAGACGTCGGCGATCGGCGAGTTGGTGATCCAGGTCTTGCCGCCGCGCAGGCGGTAGCCGCCTTCGACGGCACGCGCCCGTGTTTCCATGCTGCCCGGATCGGAGCCGTGGTTCGGCTCGGTCAGGCCGAAGCAGCCGATCCACTCGCCGGTCGCCAGTTGCGGCAGGTAGCGCCGCTTCAGCGCCTCGCTGGCGAAACGGAAGATCGGCAGCATGACCAGAGAAGACTGCACGCTCATCATCGAGCGGTAGCCGGAATCGACGCGCTCGACCTCGCGCGCGATCAGGCCGTAGGCGACGTGGTTGAGCCCGGCGCCACCATACTCGGGCGGGATGGTCGGGCCGAGCAGGCCGAGTGCGCCCATTTCGCGGAAAACGGCGGGGTCACTGCGCTCGTGGCGAAAGGCCTCGGTGACGCGCGGCATCAGGCGGCCCTGGCAGTAGTCGCGCGCCGCGTCGCGGATCATTCGTTCGTCTTCGCCCAGTTGTGCGTCGAGCAGCAGCGGGTCGTCCCAACGGAATCGTTCCCTGGCCATCAGCGGTCTCCTGTTGTGGGTCGACGGCGATTGTAGGGCCTGCGCGCCGCCGCTGGCGTGCTGGCGCCCGCAAGCGTGTCGGAAATCTTTACACCTTCAGCTTGCCGGCTCGCGCGGTTTGGGCGGCGATCCGGCCGAGTCGATTGATCGGACGAAGAAAGTTCCTGATCGGTAAGTCATGGTACGACTCTTGCTTTATGCGTCCCCTGCCTGTCGGGAAAGCCCGCAAGCGAGTCGCGACGCTCCCTCACCCCGGGTCTGGGCGAATTACGCATGACTTCCATCATCCGTAGCGTCTCGACAGTCATGAACGCTGCACGGCCTTGAGCGATTGCCGCGCTCGGCCCGCGGCGACGGGACCGGTTGCCAACAAACATGATCATGAGAGGGTTTGCAGTGAGCAGAAATTCCTGGGTGGCTGTTGCTCGTGCGACAGCGGCAGCGGCACTGGTCTGGTCGTCGGCTGCCAGCGCGGTGCTGGTCATCGACTCCGGTGTCGATACGGTGACGAAACGCTACACGATTGTGTCGGGCAGTAGCGTCGGTTATCAGGGTGGCTTCTTCGGTGGCGGTGACGTGGGGCCACTGCCGGTTTCCGGGCAGTTCGACGTCGTGTATTCCCGCTATTGGTGGGAGTACCGGCAGGACTTCGACCCGCAGGGACTGCAGGGAACCTTTCTTGCCGAGTCCGACTGGATCCAGTTCAGGAACGCGAGTCTCGTGCTGGACAGCGCGCTGGGCGGTTTCGTCTTCCCCGGCTACTTCATTCGGCGGACAGGAGACCAGTTGGCTGGTGACGACCATCCGTGCAGCTTGCCCTTCGGACCGGATACGTTCTGCAGCGGTTCGGTGCTCGGACCGCTGTCGCAACTGGCTGGGCAGATCGATTCCGCTGGCCGGTTGAGCTTTGCCGGCTTCCAGCCAGCCGGTTTCTTCTTCGAGGGATTCAGTTACCAGGTGAACGCGGCGGCAGTATCGTTGCCGGCGAGTCCCTGGCTCCTCGCTGCGGGACTCGGGCTGCTCTGGCGGGAGAACCGGCGGCGCGCTTGATCGTCGCCGGGCGAGGCGACTCGGCGCCGAACCGGCAGTGGCCAACGTCCACGATCAGGCGCACTGGGTCGCCGGGTTCAGCACGAGCGTGCGCCGTCCATTCATCGGTCTCCTGTGGTGACTCGGCGGCGATTGTACGGTCTGCAAGCCGCTGCTGTCGCGGCGGCAGAGCCCAGGTGGAAAGCACGCGACAGCGGGCGGCCTGGACGGTGGTTATGTGAGGTTTGGTGCGACCGCGTCTGAAATTGTTGTAGGCGACGCTGATTTCGTCGGTGTGGGCTCGGCGGAGGCGTTGGCGCCGATCAGAAAACTCCGCGGCGCCAGTGGCAGCCGGGCCTCGCGATAGCTCTTGAAGTTGCTGAGGGTGAGCTCGGTCAGCATGCAGGCCTCCTCTGGCCAGGGCCGGTTCGCAGCGGCCGTGTGGCATTCATGGATGTGCCGTGGTTTGTATGTCGGCCCAGGCCAGCAGCTCGGTCACGATCGACAGCGCCTGTTCCGGTGTCAGCAGTTCGGGCGCCTCGTCGTCGTAGCGGTATTCCACGGCGTAGGGCGTGAGCAGGCGCAGGTCGGCTTCCGCCACGCTGGGCGGGTGGCCTGCATCGGCCAGCTGCCCGGCCAGTTCTTCCAGGTCGTGTGTGCGGCGGTACTCCAGCCCATGCAGGCACATGGCCGCCTTCAAGACCTTCTCGGCCGCCTGCTGGGCGTGGAAGAAGGCCACCGCCACGCCCACGCCCGGCGCAACCAGCAAGGCCTGCAGCGCGGCGTGGTCGCGCCGAGCCAGGCGCAGCAGACGGGCTGCTTCCTCACGCTGCGGCGTCATGCAACACCTTGCCTTCCTTCTTGGCCCAGTAGGGCAGCGTGCCAGGCACTTGGCTGCGGCGGTCGAAGTCGGGCCGCGCAAACAGCAGCAAGTCCACGCCGACGCCCACGCGGCCCAGAGCAGCTCTCAGGCGAAGGTATTCACCGGCCTTGTCGGGCAACTCGGGCTCGATCACCACGAGGTCGAGGTCGGAAGCCTCGCTGGCATCGCCGCGGGCGTAGGAGCCGAACACTATGACTGTGGCCGGGCGTGTGGCGGCGGATGCCAGGCGTTCGGCGGCACGGCTGAGTTGTGCTGGGTCGAGCATGGTCTGGGCTCCTCGCTTCAAATGCTGACGGGTCCGCGCTGCAGATTGGCCGACAACGGGCTATGCCCCAAGAGCAGACGCAGCTCGCCCAGCATCACGGTGCGCGCAGCATGCGGGCCGTTGATGCCAAACCGGAAGCCCAGTCGGGCGAGGAGTGTCTGACGATGCTCGGTCACGAAGGACTTCCTCGCCGGGTGATGTGGGCCAGCGTGCCGTTTTGCGACACCTGCGTGCGGGTAGCCTCGAGCACGGCAACAGGCCGCGACCATGAGCTCGACCCCGTTGGCGGGGCTGTGCATCTCGCGCTCAGCGGCGGGTTGTCGAGCCGACTTGATACGCAGCGCCACTCGGACACTGACTCCCTGGGGCCTGGCTACAGCCATTGCGAGGTTCCTGTAAGCGAACGGTCATGACGGACGGGGTAGCCCTGCTGAGGAAAGTCATGACCGCTTCCCCTCATCCCCGACCCTTCGCCAGCGCGCGGGAGAAGGGAGATTCGCCAGTCGCTGGCTGGACTGCTCCAGCAAGTGCTGCCGTTCCGCAATCCTATCAGCTGCGCGCGCGCACGGTCATGCATTCGCTCGCCTGCAGCCACGCTTTGCGCCTGCGGTGCGCAGCAAGAATCGTGCTCACACGCGGGCGGAACGTCGTTGGCAGCCGTCGGAGTCGGCCATGCTTGCGGGGGCTGCATCACTCCTCGGCGCAGCGCGGAAAGGAAAGCGCGCTGGACGGGTTCGACGACAATTGCTCGAGATCCTGCCCGCCAGCACCGCGGGCGGCGCGCCGCAGTCGGTCGGCGATCGCCGCCCACGCGGCGTCCGACGGCACTTCCTCGACGAGGATCAGGTCGGCGCCCACGGCATCGAGCTCGCGCAGCGCGGCGTAGAGTTCGTGCGCGTAGCGCGACGGGTCGGCTGGCAGCTGGCGAACGAGCAGCGCCGCCGCGGGCGTCTCCGGCAGCCGGCTGTGGCAGAGCAGCGCGCAGCTTTGGCCCGCGGTCACCGCTTCGGCGAGGTGAGCGAGCTCGGCTGCCGGCAGCAGTCGCAGTGGCGTCAGCGGCGCGTAGTGCGCCGCCAGCGCTCCCGGCACGCGCGGCATGGCCGTGGCGTCAGCACCGGGTGGCTGACCGGCGACCTCGGGCAGGCGACCGAGTACATTGGCGATGCATTCCGGCGTGATCGCTCCCGGACGCAGGATGCGCGGCGCCGCGCCGTCGCCGCGGCTGAGGTCGAGGATCGTCGACTCGATGCCGACACCGCAGCGGCCACCGTCGAGGATCAGCCGCACGGCGTCGCCGAGCTCGGCGCGCACGTGCGCCGCCTCGGTCGGGCTGATGCGGCCGAAGCGGTTGGCCGACGGCGCGGCGACGCCGCAGAGGCCGCCGAGGCCGCCGCCGGCCTCGGCAAAGGCGCGCAGCAGTGCCAGCGCCAGCGGGTGCGCCGGCACGCGCAAGCCGATCGTCTCCTGGCCGCCGGTGACGGCGCTCGGCACGCCGCGGGCGCGCTTGAGGATCAGCGTCAGCGGTCCGGGCCAGAAGGCTTCGGTCAGTTCCCAGGCCTGGCGCGGAATGTCGCTCGCCCAGTTGTCAAGGTAGCCGTCGGCCGGCAGATGGACGATCAGCGGGTGATCGGCGGGGCGCCCCTTGGCGGCGAAGATGCGGCGGACGGCAGACGGGTTGGCGGCGTCGGCGCCAAGGCCGTAGACCGTTTCGGTCGGGAAGGCGACGAGCTCGCCGGCCTGCAGCAGGACGACGGCATGGTCGATGATGGCGGCTTCAGGGAGCATCGCTGATGCCGATCGCGGCGCGCGCCGCGAGGGCGATGTCGCGGGCGCTCTCGACGTCACCGGCGAGCACCGTGAAGTGGCCCATCTTGCGGCCCGGGCGGGCGTGGTGCTTGCCGTAGAGGTGCAGCTTGAGGCCGGGCCAGGCGTACAGCGGTGACCAGTCTGGCTCGCGGTAGTGCTGGCCGGCGACACCGCTGCCGTACCAGAGATCGCCGAGCAGGTTCACCATCGCCGCTGCCGAATGCGCCCGCGGGTCGCCGAGCGGCAGACCGCAGAGCGCCCGCACCTGTTGTTCGAACTGGTTGGTGATGCAGGCATCGAGCGTGTAGTGACCGCTGTTGTGTGGTCGCGGCGCCATCTCGTTGATCAGCAGTTCGCCGTCGACGACGAAAAACTCGACCGCCAGCGTGCCGACGTAAGCCAGGTGCTCGGCGATCGTCGCCGCCAGTCCGGCGGCGCGCGCGTGCAGCGCCGCGGTGGCGCGCGCCGGGACGAGCGAGACGTCGAGGATGCCACGGCGGTGACTGTTCTCGGCGGTTGGAAAGCTGCACACCACTCCGCCCTGGTCGCGTGCCAGCACCACCGAAACCTCGCACTCGAGCCGCAGCCTCTCTTCCAGCACGCAGCTCTCGCCCTTGAAATGCTGGAAGGCGGTGATCGCCTGCTGGCGGTCGGCGACGACCGCCTGCCCCTTGCCGTCGTAGCCGAAGCGGGCGACCTTGAGGATTCCCGGGAACAGCTCGTCACCCGCCTGTCGCAGTTGTTGCTCGTCGAACACCGTGACGCAGCGCGCGTGCGGCAGGCCGTTGTCGCGCAGGAAGTCCTTCTCGGCGATGCGGTTCTGGCAGACGCTGACCGCCGCCGCAGACGGGTGGACGACGACGAACTTGGCGAGGTAGTCGAGTGTGCCCGCGGGGACGTTCTCGAACTCGGTGCTGACGGCGGCACAGGCCTGTGCGAGTTCGTCGAGCGCGGCATGGTCGTCGTAGGCGGCACGGAGGTGGCGGTCGGCGAGCAGCGCCGCCGGGCTGTGCGGATCGGGGTCGAGAACCCAGACGCGGTAGCCCATCTCGTGCGCCGCGGCGACGAAGAAGCGACCGAGTTGGCCGCCACCGAGCATGCCGAGCGTTGCGGGCGGAAGGATCATCTTCGGGGAGACCGAACGCGGCAGCGGCTCACACCTCGGGCAGCTTCATCGCCATGACCTTGTCGGCCTGGGCGCGGCGAAAATCGGCGAGGCGCTGCGCCAGCATCGCGTCGCCGGTGGCCAGCATGGCGACGGCGAAGAGCGCGGCGTTGGCCGCGCCGGCCTCGCCGATGGCGAAGGTGGCGACCGGGATGCCCTTCGGCATCTGCACGATCGAGAGCAGCGAGTCCTGCCCGGACAGGGCCTTCGACTGCACCGGCACGCCGAGCACGGGAAGCGTCGTCTTCGCCGCCAGCATGCCGGGCAGGTGGGCGGCGCCGCCGGCGCCGGCGATGATCGCCCGCAGGCCGCGCGCTGCCGCTGCGCCGGCATACTCGAAAAGCAGATCCGGTGTGCGGTGCGCCGAGACGACGCGCGCCTCGAACGGCACGCCGAACTCCTTGAGGACGACGGCAGCCGCCTGCATCGTCGGCCAGTCGGAATCGGAACCCATGACGACGCCGACCAGCGGCGCGCGAGCGGAAGACATCAGCCGGCCTCCCGTTCGGCCGCCTCGAGGGTGTTGGCGAGCAGCATCGTGATGGTCATCGGTCCGACGCCGCCCGGCACCGGGGTGATCGCCGCGGCAACCTCGCTGACGCCGGCGAAATCGACGTCGCCGCAGAGCTTGCCATCGGGCAGGCGGTTGATGCCGACATCGATCACCACCGCGCCCGGCTTGACCATGTCGGCGGTGACGAAGCGGGCCTTGCCAAGCGCGGCGACGAGGATGTCGGCGCGGCGGGTGTGGAAGGCGAGGTCACGCGTCTGCGAGTGGCAGACGGTGACCGTGGCGCTGGCCTGCAGCAACAGCATCGCCATCGGTTTGCCGACGATGTTCGAGCGGCCGAGGACCACCGCCTCCTTGCCGCGCAGGTCGATGCCGGCTTCGGCGAAGAACTTCATGACGCCGTAGGGGGTGCACGGGATGAAGCGTGGATGACCCTGCATCAACGCGCCGACGTTCTCGGCGTGGAAGCCATCGACGTCCTTGGCGGGTGCGATCGCCTTCAGTACGGCGTCGCTGTCGAAGTGCTTCGGCAACGGCAACTGCACCAGGATCCCGTGGATCGCCGGGTCGGCGTTGAGTTCGGCGAGCCGGTCGAAGACCACCTGCGGGTCGACGTCCGGCGGGTAGCTGATCTTCTCCGAGTGGAAGCCGGCCTGGGCGCAGGCGTTGACCTTGTTGCGCACGTAGACCTGCGACGCCGGGTCTTCGCCGACGAGGATCACCGCCAGCCCGGGGCGGGTGCCGCGCGCCGCCAGCGCTTCGGCGCGGGTCTTGAAATCGGCGCGCAGGCTTTGCGCCAGCGCGTTGCCGTCGAGGATTCTTGCGGTCACGTGGATTCTTCCGATGAGGCCGGGAAACGGGGGCGGGGGAGCGGTGCAGGAAGGTTGCGATTCTAGCGCAGATCAGGCGGCATCAGGCGCGGCGCGCAACGCATCGGCGGCAGCCGCGCGGCCGGCGGCGAAGGCGCGCCGGTTCATCTCGACGATCTCCGGCTTCTTGTGCGCGAAGCGCTGCAGGACGCACTGCTCGAGCACTTCGGCGGGGAAGGGCAGGTGATCGGCGATGGCGCCGAGCATGACCGTATTGCCGAGCCGGATCTCACCGAGTTCGAGGGCAATCGCCGAAGCGTCGAAGGACACCACATGCGTGCCGGCGGCGCGCACTTCGGCCACCGGGTCGTCCGGGTAGTCGTAGAGGCCGAGTTCGACGATCGGCGGCACGAGACGGCCGGTGTTCATCAGCACCAGGCCGTCGGGCCGCAGCATGTGCCGCCAGCGCATCGCCTCTGCGGCTTCGAAGCCGAGCAGCAAGTCGGCCGTGCCGGGACTGATCTGCGGCGACAGCACCTTCTGGCCGAAGCGCAGGTGCGAGGAGACGACGCCGCCGCGTTGTGCCATGCCGGCGACCTCGGTCTTCTTGGCGTCATGGCCAAGGGCGATCGCCGCCTCGGCGAGGATCTCGGTGGCGGTCATGACGCCCTGGCCGCCGGTGCCGACGACGAGGATGTTGGTGGTGTCGTACTTGCATCTGCTGGTCATCGGCTTCGGAAGCTCTCGGCATGGGCGGGCAGGCGGCGGCTGGCGGCAACGCTGGCCGCTGCCGTCGCCTGCGTCGCTAGGCGTTGTGGACGGGTGCGGGATTCTTGCGGACGACCTTGATCGGCATCGACAGCGTGTCGACGTGAACGATCGCATCCGGCGCGCAGGGCTTCAGGCAGAGGCCGCAGCCGGTGCAGGCGGCGCTCTCGATGCGCACGAAGGCGAGGTCGACCTCGCGGCCGCTGGCTTTCGTCACGCGGTCGCGGCGCGTGACGTGGATCGCCGGACAGCCGACGTCGATGCAGTTGCCGCAGCCGGTGCAGCGCTCGTCGATCACCATGTACGGTTTCAGTGCATGGTAGTCCTTGATCAGGACGCATGGCTGGCTGGTGATGATCACCGAGGGTTCGGGGATCTTCGTCTCCTCGCGCAGGGTCTTCAGCAGGACCGGCAGTTCATAGGCGTTGACCAGGTGGACCCGCTCGTCGCGGACGCCGAGCGCCTTGACGAGGCGGACGAAATCGACCCGTGGCGCTTCGTTGCCATGGATGTCGCGACCGCTGCCGGGGTTGTCCTGGCCGCCGGTCATGCCGACGGCGCGGTTGTCGAGCAGCAGGACGGTGACGTTGCCCTGGTTGTAGACGATGTCGAGCAGGCCCTGCATGCCCATGTGCAGGAACGTCGAATCGCCGATGACGGCGACGATCTTGCGCTCCCTTTCGTTGTCGCCGCGCCCCTTGTCGAGACCGAGTGCCATGCCCATCGAGGCGCCCATCGAGATGCAGGCGTCGAGGGCATTCCAGGGTTGCCCGAAGCCGAGCGTGTAGCAGCCGATGTCGCCCGAGATGGTGACGTTGCGCAGCTGCGACAGCGTGTAGTAGACCCCGAGGTGCGGGCAGGCGACGCACATCGTCGGTGGCCGCGGAAAGACTTCCATCGGCGCCGCCGCGCTGTCCTCCGGCACCGGTTCGCCGAGCAGGCGGGCGATCGCCGGTCGCAGCACCTGCGGCGACAACTCACCCGACAGCGGCAGGATCCGCTTGCCGGTGACGTCGATTCCCTGCGCCAGGAGTTCGCTTTCGACCAGCGGCTCGACTTCCTCGACGACGACCACGCGCTCGCATTCGGCGGCGAAACGGCGCAGGCTGTCGAAAGGCAGCGGGAAGGACAGGCCGAGCTTGAACACCGGCGCATCGGGGAAGCTCTCGCGCACGTGCATGTAGGCCGGTCCGGAGGTGACGAAGCCGACCCGCCGGTCGCTGCCAGGCTCGGCGAAGTTCAGCGGTGACACCTCGGCTTCGGCGCGCAGCCGGCGCTCGCGCTCGAACATCAGTGGCAGCCGGCGACCGGCGGCGCTCGGAACCATCACCCAGCGACCGACGTCCTTGCGGAAGCCGGCGGCGCTGTGGGCGTTGCGCTCGCCGGTCGTGACGACACCCTTGACGTGGCAGATGCGGGTCGTCATGCGCAGGATCACGGGTACCTCGAAACGCTCTGAGAGCCCAAAGGCGGCGAGCGTCAGGTCGTGCGCTTCCTGCGAGTCGGCCGGTTCGAGCACCGGCACATGCGCGAAGCGGCCCCAGTAGCGCGAGTCCTGCTCGTTCTGCGACGACGAGAGGCCGACGTCGTCGGCGACGGCGATCACCAGGCCGCCGTTGACGCCGGTCAGGGTCATCGTCATCAGCGCGTCGGAAGCGACGTTGAGGCCGACATGCTTCATCGCGCAGAAGCTGCGCGATCCCGCCATGGCGGCACCGAAAGCGACCTCGAGCGAGACCTTCTCATTCACCGACCACTCGGAGTACAGATCCGGATAGCCGGCCAGGCACTCGAGGATCTCGGTCGATGGCGTTCCGGGGTAAGCCGCCGCGACGCGCGTCCCGGCTTCCCAGACGGCGCGCGCGACCGCCTCGTTGCCCGACATCAGGAGCCTGCTGCCGGCCGCCGCCGGCGGCGTCGACATCACTGCGTGTGCGCTCATTGCCTCTCCCGTTGATAAGGGTTTCCTGCGACAAAAGCAGAACCTTAGCCGCCGCCGGCACCGGCGCGGTTGACGCAGGTCAACTTCTGCCGGTCCGTGTGGTCAACGCAAGTGTCAGGCGGCAGCACTGCCGTTGCAGCGCAGCGTGCGGCATTGCACAATGCAAAA from the Accumulibacter sp. genome contains:
- a CDS encoding acyl-CoA dehydrogenase translates to MARERFRWDDPLLLDAQLGEDERMIRDAARDYCQGRLMPRVTEAFRHERSDPAVFREMGALGLLGPTIPPEYGGAGLNHVAYGLIAREVERVDSGYRSMMSVQSSLVMLPIFRFASEALKRRYLPQLATGEWIGCFGLTEPNHGSDPGSMETRARAVEGGYRLRGGKTWITNSPIADVFVVWAKDDAGAIRGFVLDRGMAGLTTPAIHGKVGLRASITGEIVMDDVFVPEENAFPEVRGLMGPFACLDSARYGIAWGAIGAAEFCWHTARQYTLDRKQFGRPLAANQLVQKKLADMQTEISLGLQGCLRLGRMKDEGTASVEITSIMKRNSCGKALDIARTARDMLGGNGISDEFGVIRHLVNLEVVNTYEGTHDIHALILGRAQTGIAAF
- a CDS encoding HEPN domain-containing protein — its product is MTPQREEAARLLRLARRDHAALQALLVAPGVGVAVAFFHAQQAAEKVLKAAMCLHGLEYRRTHDLEELAGQLADAGHPPSVAEADLRLLTPYAVEYRYDDEAPELLTPEQALSIVTELLAWADIQTTAHP
- a CDS encoding nucleotidyltransferase domain-containing protein; this encodes MLDPAQLSRAAERLASAATRPATVIVFGSYARGDASEASDLDLVVIEPELPDKAGEYLRLRAALGRVGVGVDLLLFARPDFDRRSQVPGTLPYWAKKEGKVLHDAAA
- a CDS encoding L-threonylcarbamoyladenylate synthase; protein product: MLPEAAIIDHAVVLLQAGELVAFPTETVYGLGADAANPSAVRRIFAAKGRPADHPLIVHLPADGYLDNWASDIPRQAWELTEAFWPGPLTLILKRARGVPSAVTGGQETIGLRVPAHPLALALLRAFAEAGGGLGGLCGVAAPSANRFGRISPTEAAHVRAELGDAVRLILDGGRCGVGIESTILDLSRGDGAAPRILRPGAITPECIANVLGRLPEVAGQPPGADATAMPRVPGALAAHYAPLTPLRLLPAAELAHLAEAVTAGQSCALLCHSRLPETPAAALLVRQLPADPSRYAHELYAALRELDAVGADLILVEEVPSDAAWAAIADRLRRAARGAGGQDLEQLSSNPSSALSFPRCAEE
- a CDS encoding 5-(carboxyamino)imidazole ribonucleotide synthase, with the protein product MILPPATLGMLGGGQLGRFFVAAAHEMGYRVWVLDPDPHSPAALLADRHLRAAYDDHAALDELAQACAAVSTEFENVPAGTLDYLAKFVVVHPSAAAVSVCQNRIAEKDFLRDNGLPHARCVTVFDEQQLRQAGDELFPGILKVARFGYDGKGQAVVADRQQAITAFQHFKGESCVLEERLRLECEVSVVLARDQGGVVCSFPTAENSHRRGILDVSLVPARATAALHARAAGLAATIAEHLAYVGTLAVEFFVVDGELLINEMAPRPHNSGHYTLDACITNQFEQQVRALCGLPLGDPRAHSAAAMVNLLGDLWYGSGVAGQHYREPDWSPLYAWPGLKLHLYGKHHARPGRKMGHFTVLAGDVESARDIALAARAAIGISDAP
- the purE gene encoding 5-(carboxyamino)imidazole ribonucleotide mutase, which gives rise to MSSARAPLVGVVMGSDSDWPTMQAAAVVLKEFGVPFEARVVSAHRTPDLLFEYAGAAAARGLRAIIAGAGGAAHLPGMLAAKTTLPVLGVPVQSKALSGQDSLLSIVQMPKGIPVATFAIGEAGAANAALFAVAMLATGDAMLAQRLADFRRAQADKVMAMKLPEV
- the folD gene encoding bifunctional methylenetetrahydrofolate dehydrogenase/methenyltetrahydrofolate cyclohydrolase FolD, which produces MTARILDGNALAQSLRADFKTRAEALAARGTRPGLAVILVGEDPASQVYVRNKVNACAQAGFHSEKISYPPDVDPQVVFDRLAELNADPAIHGILVQLPLPKHFDSDAVLKAIAPAKDVDGFHAENVGALMQGHPRFIPCTPYGVMKFFAEAGIDLRGKEAVVLGRSNIVGKPMAMLLLQASATVTVCHSQTRDLAFHTRRADILVAALGKARFVTADMVKPGAVVIDVGINRLPDGKLCGDVDFAGVSEVAAAITPVPGGVGPMTITMLLANTLEAAEREAG
- a CDS encoding indolepyruvate oxidoreductase subunit beta → MTSRCKYDTTNILVVGTGGQGVMTATEILAEAAIALGHDAKKTEVAGMAQRGGVVSSHLRFGQKVLSPQISPGTADLLLGFEAAEAMRWRHMLRPDGLVLMNTGRLVPPIVELGLYDYPDDPVAEVRAAGTHVVSFDASAIALELGEIRLGNTVMLGAIADHLPFPAEVLEQCVLQRFAHKKPEIVEMNRRAFAAGRAAAADALRAAPDAA
- a CDS encoding thiamine pyrophosphate-dependent enzyme, which produces MSAHAVMSTPPAAAGSRLLMSGNEAVARAVWEAGTRVAAAYPGTPSTEILECLAGYPDLYSEWSVNEKVSLEVAFGAAMAGSRSFCAMKHVGLNVASDALMTMTLTGVNGGLVIAVADDVGLSSSQNEQDSRYWGRFAHVPVLEPADSQEAHDLTLAAFGLSERFEVPVILRMTTRICHVKGVVTTGERNAHSAAGFRKDVGRWVMVPSAAGRRLPLMFERERRLRAEAEVSPLNFAEPGSDRRVGFVTSGPAYMHVRESFPDAPVFKLGLSFPLPFDSLRRFAAECERVVVVEEVEPLVESELLAQGIDVTGKRILPLSGELSPQVLRPAIARLLGEPVPEDSAAAPMEVFPRPPTMCVACPHLGVYYTLSQLRNVTISGDIGCYTLGFGQPWNALDACISMGASMGMALGLDKGRGDNERERKIVAVIGDSTFLHMGMQGLLDIVYNQGNVTVLLLDNRAVGMTGGQDNPGSGRDIHGNEAPRVDFVRLVKALGVRDERVHLVNAYELPVLLKTLREETKIPEPSVIITSQPCVLIKDYHALKPYMVIDERCTGCGNCIDVGCPAIHVTRRDRVTKASGREVDLAFVRIESAACTGCGLCLKPCAPDAIVHVDTLSMPIKVVRKNPAPVHNA